One segment of Oreochromis niloticus isolate F11D_XX linkage group LG8, O_niloticus_UMD_NMBU, whole genome shotgun sequence DNA contains the following:
- the LOC102082245 gene encoding alpha-2,8-sialyltransferase 8F-like produces MRKQLSMIANLLCLGSLLSTFIWYTFEDSLEFYRPLPQRSASKTSELCKGCKEAIDKVKELYNQTWKKQEENYHRFRLQLNINCNGSNNGIITQENTPVGSMIVCDKDRTVIPVTPELFKAFIKENPFSKKRWDTCSVVGSGGILTNSGCGKMIDSADFVFRCNLPPLEDEFKNDVGIKTNLVTANPTIFMNK; encoded by the exons ATGAGGAAACAGCTCTCGATGATCGCCAATCTCCTCTGTTTGGGGAGTCTGCTGAGCACTTTTATCTGGTACACATTTGAAGACAG TTTGGAATTTTACCGACCACTTCCTCAAAGAAGTGCCTCAAAGACCTCTGAACTTTGTAAAGGCTGCAA GGAAGCCATCGATAAAGTAAAAGAGCTCTACAATCAAACGTGGAAAAAGCAGGAGGAGAATTACCACAGATTCAG ATTACAGCTGAACATCAACTGCAATGGATCCAACAATGGCATTATCACTCAGGAAAACACTCCAGTGGGATCTATGATTGTCTGTGATAAGGACAGGACTGTCATTCCTGTGACCCCAGAGCTTTTCAAGGCCTTTATCAAA GAAAATCCTTTCTCAAAAAAGAGATGGGACACTTGTTCAGTTGTTGGGAGCGGTGGGATTCTGACAAACAGTGGCTGTGGAAAAATGATTGATTcagctgattttgtttttag gtGCAACCTACCTCCTCTGGAAGATGAATTTAAGAATGATGTTGGCATAAAGACTAACCTTGTGACAGCAAACCCAACCATCTTCATGAATAAGTGA